The following are encoded together in the Tribolium castaneum strain GA2 chromosome 3, icTriCast1.1, whole genome shotgun sequence genome:
- the LOC659993 gene encoding RNA helicase aquarius — MADNTTKVVAPTVEQINADRITEFAEKYWAPHSAQNQQPFDSQIVDDIYLQDIRGSNFSIRRIMVLEFSQYLENYLWPNYKPGASYAHMLSVVNMVNEKFRERVQVWQAFRKNPTHFPDFFQQVLKGLLEDELLINLREQTSLLVFLNHCFNSMEEGLCRDQVKRLVSLSMWVSLQPGRREYEFKKNPKWRKYWKAIQKKDKPEELERLNWERTFLHKLILKFLNILDTITEDGICPLDKIHYCERFLELVTDLEALLPTRRFFNTVLDDSHLVVRCQLSALIKRPEGHLFSQLLDMLKFYARFEISDETGDPLTDHDMTQLHYSKITSLQKAAFAKFPDLRSFSLANVASVDTRKALIKHFGPLNKDKLRLIATYLKLVPSPEEETEVNWCRLDEEFLRELLVSRHERRTSQLEALNEMPLYPTEEVIWDENVVPTAYFSGEGCLALPKLNLQFLTLHDYLLRNFNLFRLESTYEIRQDIEDAVSRLCPWRAEDDSVYWGGWARMAQPILNFAVVEVAKPNIGEKRPSRVRADVTVNLSVRPEIKSEWENLRKHDVCFLITVRPPNSIGTKYDYKQPFIPQVGLHCVRGCEIEGMLDTNGRVIEDGPEPRPNIPGDKRTYRVWLDCNQYRDDMNNVNQGKEDVYEEFNILMRRKPKENNFKAVLETIRELMNTECVVPDWLHDIILGYGDPSAAHYAKMPSPTTTMDFNDTFIDMDHLRSCFPDYQIRVKTNDPKKLVRPFRLTFGDLGTGSEKVITVEPYVTPKRGPYHFNEPKKNSIPFTPTQIEAIKSGMQPGLTLVVGPPGTGKTDVAVQIISNIYHNFPNQRTLIVTHSNQALNQLFEKIVALDIDERHLLRLGHGEEALETEKDFSRYGRVNYVLAKRLDLLVEVQKLQESLDVKGDVAYTCETAGHFYLYQILSRWENYQSIVKPKRQQDVPIEKVNAEFPFHKFFADAQPLFKGKSFDEDLEIAESCFRYIEHIFKELEEFRAFELLRSGLDRSKYLLVKEAKIIAMTCTHAALKRKELVEMGFKYDNILMEEAAQILEIETFIPLLLQNPQDGYNRLKRWIMIGDHHQLPPVIKNMAFQKYSNMEQSLFTRLVRLGVPTVDLDGQGRARPNICNLYKWRYKNLGNLAHVLNWAEYRTANAGFAFDFQLIDTQDFNGVGESEPSPYFYQNLAEAEYCVAVFMYMRLIGYPAHKITILTTYNGQKHLIRDVINARCANNPLIGRPHKVTTVDKYQGQQNDFILLSLVRTKAVGHLRDVRRLVVAMSRARLGLYVFARVALFQNCFELTPAFEQLTQRPTKLHLVVNETYPAKRYNDEKPQEVVVSQDMTYMANFVYTFYTQRVKQMKEYYEQTQKWMKPGACEVKEHEYFVSSHPGEDRDTDSEDEREEEEETVQLPVPIEDEPIEAETIDSEMPEEEDERSEVRDTGEVENDE, encoded by the exons ATGGCCGACAACACCACGAAAGTGGTGGCTCCCACCGTGGAGCAAATTAACGCCGACCGAATCACTGAA TTTGCCGAAAAATACTGGGCCCCGCATTCCGCCCAAAACCAGCAACCCTTCGACTCCCAAATCGTGGACGACATATACTTGCAAGACATCCGCGGTAGCAA tttttcgaTTCGTAGAATAATGGTGTTGGAGTTCAGCCAATACTTGGAGAATTATCTGTGGCCCAACTACAAACCGGGGGCTTCGTATGCCCACATGTTGTCCGTTGTGAACATGGTGAATGAGAAATTTAGGGAGCGGGTGCAAGTGTGGCAAGCGTTTCGGAAAAATCCCACCCATTTTCCTGATTTTTTCCAACAAGTACTTAAAGGATTGTTAGAAGACGAATTATTAATCAATTTAAGAGAGCAGACTTCACTGCTTGTGTTTCTCAATCATTGCTTCAATAGCATGGAAGAGGGGCTTTGTAGGGATCAAGTCAAGCGGTTAGTTTCGCTCTCAATGTGGGTGTCTTTACAACCCGGGCGTCGTGAATACGAGTTTAAGAAAAACCCAAAGTGGCGAAAGTATTGGAAAGCCATTCAGAAAAAAGATAAGCCAGAAGAGTTAGAAAGACTGAATTGGGAGCGGACTTTTTTGCacaaactcattttaaaatttttgaatattctGGATACGATCACAGAAGATGGGATTTGTCCACTTGACAAAATCCACTACTGTGAGCGATTTCTTGAACTAGTGACTGACTTGGAGGCTCTTCTTCCTACTAGAAGATTCTTCAATACTGTCTTGGATGACAGTCACTTGGTGGTGCGTTGCCAACTCTCAGCTCTCATTAAACGGCCAGAGGGACACTTATTTAGCCAG CTCTTAGACATGCTGAAATTTTACGCAAGATTCGAAATCAGCGACGAAACGGGAGATCCCTTAACCGACCACGACATGACACAGTTACACTACTCAAAAATTACCTCACTTCAG AAAGCAGCGTTTGCCAAATTTCCCGATTTGCGCAGTTTTTCTTTGGCCAACGTTGCGAGTGTGGACACGCGCAAGGCTCTAATCAAACATTTCGGTCCCTTAAA CAAAGATAAGTTGAGACTGATCGCAACGTATTTAAAGTTGGTGCCGTCTCCCGAGGAGGAAACGGAGGTTAATTGGTGCCGATTAGATGAGGAGTTTTTGCGCGAACTTTTGGTGTCTAGACACGAACGAAGGACATCGCAGTTGGAGGCGTTAAatgaaatgccgctttatccAACCGAGGAAGTGATCTGGGATGAGAACGTGGTACCAACTGCTTATTTTTCAGGGGAAGGCTGTCTGGCTTTGCCCAAGCTGAATCTACAGTTCCTGACACTTCACGATTATCTTTTGAGGAACTTTAATCTGTTTCGCTTGGAATCGACTT ACGAAATTCGGCAAGACATCGAAGATGCAGTCAGTCGGCTGTGCCCTTG GCGGGCTGAAGACGACAGCGTTTATTGGGGCGGTTGGGCCCGCATGGCTCAACCGATCCTAAATTTCGCCGTGGTAGAAGTGGCAAAACCAAACATTGGTGAAAAAAGGCCAAGTCGCGTGCGCGCCGACGTCACAGTTAATCTTTCCGTACGTCCGGAAATAAAATCCGAGTGGGAAAATTTACGCAAACACGACGTCTGTTTCCTGATAACTGTGCGCCCACCAAACTCAATCGGCACAAAATACGACTATAAACAACCCTTTATACCACAAGTCGGCCTCCATTGCGTGCGAGGCTGCGAGATTGAGGGAATGTTGGATACAAACGGACGAGTGATTGAAGACGGGCCTGAACCACGGCCGAACATCCCGGGCGATAAACGGACGTATCGTGTTTGGTTGGATTGTAACCAGTATCGGGACGACATGAACAATGTTAACCAAGGCAAGGAGGACGTCTACGAAGAGTTTAACATTTTGATGCGTCGCAAGCCcaaagaaaacaattttaaggCAGTGCTTGAAACGATCCGGGAGTTGATGAATACGGAATGTGTTGTTCCGGATTGGTTGCATGACATTATTCTGGGCTACGGTGACCCGAGTGCTGCACATTACGCCAAAATGCCCAGCCCGACCACTACTATGGATTTTAACGATACTTTCATAGACATGGATCATTTGCGTTCGTGTTTCCCCGATTATCAAATCAGGGTGAAAACGAACGATCCGAAAAAATTAGTTCGGCCTTTTCGCCTAACTTTTGGTGATTTGGGCACCGGTAGTGAGAAAGTAATCACAGTTGAACCGTACGTTACACCAAAACGTGGCCCTTACCATTTCAACGAACCCAAAAA GAATTCCATCCCGTTCACTCCGACTCAAATCGAGGCGATTAAATCGGGCATGCAGCCCGGTTTAACCCTCGTGGTGGGGCCCCCAGGTACCGGCAAAACCGACGTTGCTGTACAGATAATCTCCAATATTTATCACAATTTTCCCAATCAGCGCACCCTCATTGTTACGCACTCGAATCAGGCGCTTAATCAGCTCTTTGAGAAAATTGTGGCGTTGGATATCGACGAGCGACATTTGTTGCGGCTTGGGCACGGCGAGGAAGCTCTCGAGACTGAGAAGGATTTCAGTCGTTATGGACGTGTTAACTATGTGTTAGCTAAGCGGTTGGATTTGTTGGTTGAGGTGCAAAAATTGCAAGAATCGCTCGATGTGAAAGGCGATGTTGCGTATACGTGCGAAACCGCCGGGCATTTTTATCTCTATCAGATTTTGTCGAGGTGGGAGAACTATCAAAGTATTGTTAAGCCGAAACGGCAACAGGATGTGCCGATTGAGAAAGTTAATGCCGAATTTCCGTTTCATAAGTTTTTCGCTGATGCGCAACCGCTTTTCAAAGGGAAGAGCTTTGATGAGGATTTGGAAATTGCCGAAAGTTGCTTCAG ATACATTGAGCACATTTTCAAAGAACTGGAAGAATTCCGCGCCTTTGAATTGCTGCGCTCAGGCCTAGACCGTTCCAAATATTTGCTCGTAAAAGAGGCGAAAATAATCGCAATGACTTGCACCCACGCTGCTTTAAAACGCAAAGAACTGGTGGAAATGGGTTTCAAATACGATAATATTCTCATGGAAGAAGCGGCCCAAATCCTCGAAATCGAAACCTTTATTCCACTCCTCCTCCAAAACCCACAAGACGGTTATAACCGCTTGAAACGTTGGATAATGATAGGGGACCACCACCAGTTGCCCCCAGTCATCAAAAACATGGCCTTCCAGAAATACTCCAACATGGAGCAAAGTCTCTTCACCCGTTTGGTTCGCTTAGGCGTCCCGACTGTAGATTTAGATGGACAAGGGCGTGCCAGACCCAATATTTGCAACTTGTACAAGTGGCGTTACAAAAACCTGGGTAATTTGGCTCATGTGTTGAACTGGGCGGAATATCGCACTGCAAATGCTGGGTTTGCGTTCGATTTCCAACTGATTGATACTCAGGATTTTAACGGGGTGGGGGAGTCGGAGCCGAGTCCTTATTTTTACCAGAATCTGGCAGAGGCTGAGTATTGTGTTGCCGTTTTCATGTATATGAGACTGATTGGTTATCCGGCGcataaaataactattttgacgACGTACAACGGGCAAAAACACTTGATACGGGACGTTATCAATGCAAGGTGTGCCAATAACCCGTTGATTGGGAGGCCACATAAAGTCACAACGGTTGATAAGTATCAAGGGCAACAAaacgattttattttgttgtcgCTGGTGAGGACTAAAGCTGTGGGGCATTTGCGGGATGTGAGGCGATTGGTTGTGGCAATGTCACGTGCCAGGCTGGGGTTGTATGTTTTTGCGAGAGTTGCCCTCTTTCAGAATTGTTTTGAGTTGACTCCTGCCTTTGAACAGTTGACTCAAAGACCGACTAAGTTGCATTTGGTGGTCAATGAGACGTATCCTGCCAAGCGGTACAATGACGAGAAACCGCAGGAAGTGGTAGTGAGTCAGGATATGACTTATATGGCCAATTTTGTCTACACGTTTTATACACAAAGGGTTAAGCAAATGAAGGAGTATTATGAG CAAACGCAAAAGTGGATGAAACCTGGAGCTTGTGAGGTCAAAGAACACGAATATTTCGTGTCTTCGCATCCGGGTGAAGACCGCGATACTGACAGTGAAGATGAGAGGGAAGAAGAGGAAGAAACTGTGCAGTTGCCTGTGCCAATTGAGGATGAGCCGATTGAAGCAGAGACGATTGATTCCGAAATGCCCGAAGAAGAGGACGAGAGGAGCGAAGTTCGGGATACGGGCGAAGTGGAGAATgatgaataa
- the mthl5 gene encoding probable G-protein coupled receptor Mth-like 5, giving the protein MNFIYILFVISQVKSELANTLEPLIGVNKCCEENEFYEGKHCTRINKTEQPWKPMFYSEDGKTNIQVKYRLVTGLPDCGPKAPWPIYHYENSTDRLRLLSNGVLRHYFDRNIPHEDEWDGGSKNSLYHDYEPGKYCLDKRVDDKLVSQFARVCAPDHHTHWTETKFLMRNIVSPITHFIGIVCLLIIAIIYFIMPTLRDLVGNIVTTISMCLIVSQAADLIRLLTVFDSHISLIISDTICYFSLLGAFFWLNSLGYYIWKTFKSRNVFLRITDGKKYCYYSMYSWSCTLLLGVLAVFAHFTMDYPEDKPQLEQKEEIGSLGIILFFVPVAATIIMDIFFFATTLKIISRMHTYGRIHHKLTHSFRMFFLLLLIMTITWLFFLMSFFKFTGLVNCYIILNAFQGPLILYVCIFNQKHVGYLVRKTCCYENCFCKCCRTEPEPEWGDEMTAMNTGIY; this is encoded by the exons atgaattttatttacatcCTCTTCGTTATCTCACAAGTCAAATCCGAACTCGCAAACACTTTAGAACCACTGATTGGTGTAAATAAATGTTGCGAAGAAAACGAATTCTATGAAGGGAAACACTGTACCAGGATAAATAAAACGGAACAACCATGGAAGCCCATGTTTTACAGCGAGGACGGCAAAACGAACATTCAAGTCAAATACAG ACTGGTAACGGGTTTGCCAGACTGTGGGCCAAAGGCCCCCTGGCCCATCTACCACTACGAAAATTCAACCGACCGCCTTAGACTACTTTCAAACGGGGTTCTGAGGCATTATTTCGACCGTAATATTCCACATGAGGACGAATGGGACGGTGGTAGCAAAAATTCGCTATACCATGACTACGAACCTGGCAAATACTGTTTAGACAAG AGAGTCGACGATAAACTTGTGAGTCAATTTGCTCGCGTTTGTGCCCCTGATCATCACACACATTGGActgaaacgaaatttttaatgcgAAATATTGTATCGCCCATAACGCACTTTATTGGAATTGTGTGCCTTCTGATAATAGCCATCATCTACTTCATAATGCCAACTTTACGTGATCTTGTCGGTAACATTGTTACCACAATCAGCATGTGCCTTATTGTCAGCCAAGCCGCTGATTTAATCCGACTCTTGACGGTTTTTGATAGCCATATAAGCCTCATTATTAGCGATACCATTTGTTATTTCAGTCTACTGGGGGCGTTTTTCTGGCTAAATAGTTTGGGTTATTACATTTGGAAAACCTTCAA GTCAAGGAACGTTTTTCTGAGAATTACAGATGGgaaaaaatactgttattattcGATGTATTCATGGTCTTGCACGCTCTTGTTGGGCGTTTTGGCCGTTTTTGCCCATTTTACCATGGACTATCCCGAGGACAAACCGCAGCTTGAGCAAAAGGAAGAAATCG GATCCCTGGGGATAATCCTATTTTTCGTCCCCGTTGCCGCCACAATAATAATGGACATATTTTTCTTCGCCACAACATTAAAAATCATAAGCCGAATGCACACATACGGTCGCATCCACCATAAATTAACCCACAG CTTTCGCatgtttttcttattattgctaataatgacaataacaTGGCTGTTTTTCCTGatgtcatttttcaaattcactGGCCTAGTTAACTGTTACATAATATTGAATGCATTCCAAGGGCCTTTAATTTTATACGTTTGTATTTTCAACCAGAAACACGTCGGATATCTGGTACGCAAAACGTGTTGTTACGAAAATTGCTTTTGCAAGTGTTGTCGCACTGAACCTGAACCAGAATGGGGCGACGAAATGACAGCTATGAATACGGGAATCTATTAG
- the LOC658479 gene encoding probable G-protein coupled receptor Mth-like 1, whose amino-acid sequence MIKILLQIALLIPTCFSSNPCCRNNNAISERRCIDGSPLQGLSCPQKYLIEKDSDIEVDSDDHLNIASSRISPNKYCVSSKNDTVVYIVCFNEESTGNTIYIVHAVLELISVFFIVITIFVYLQLRDDLLDLQGKSILHSIAGLALSFLTLAVNQLLPGGLERPYCIVLAYIIYFSMLYSFFWLNVLSFHIWRVIVKPRFLQILSPYWHYIYCGFGCGGPTFLTIILSIAQSMNESDSHPGFGETKCWFKSTKTQFLYFYTPMAVLLCLNLLYYGSTIATLWRSLKTVDEKKDKVLKYRLLLCVKLFFIMGISWIFELLSAAFQESNPLQVIWHVTDVLNTLQGILIFLILVVFRKRVVRGLADRSFCGIRLPGRWRGAADDECGEIEEELNLSETHVQKN is encoded by the exons atgataaaaatattgttacaaaTAGCACTTCTGATTCCGACCTGTTTCTCATCGAACCCTTGCTGCAGAAACAATAATGCGATAAGTGAACGAAGATGCATCGATGGTTCGCCTTTGCAAGGTCTCTCCTGTCCCCAAAAGTACCTCATTGAGAAAGATTCTGACATAGAAGTCGATAGCGATGATCATCTTAACATAGCCTCGTCACGAATATCACCAAACAA ATACTGCGTGTCAAGTAAAAACGACACAGTTGTTTACATCGTTTGCTTCAATGAGGAGTCCACAGGCAACACAATCTACATCGTTCATGCTGTTCTAGAATTAATTTCCGTGTTTTTCATTGTGATAacgatttttgtttatttacaattGCGAGACGACCTTCTGGATTTGCAAGGCAAAAGCATTCTGCACTCAATTGCAGGACTGGCTTTATCATTCCTTACTTTGGCCGTAAACCAACTATTGCCAGGTGGTTTAGAACGACCATACTGTATTGTGTTGGCCTATATTATCTACTTCTCAATGctatattcatttttttggctAAATGTTTTGTCCTTTCACATTTGGAGAGTTATCGT AAAGCCCCGTTTTCTCCAAATATTGTCCCCTTATTGGCACTACATTTACTGTGGTTTTGGCTGTGGAGGACCCACTTTTTTGACCATCATCCTCTCAATTGCTCAGTCAATGAACGAGTCAGATTCCCATCCAGGGTTTGGAGAAACAAAATGCTggtttaaat CCACAAAAACCCAATTTCTTTACTTTTACACACCCATGGCCGTGCTATTGTGCCTGAACCTCCTCTACTACGGCTCAACAATCGCAACTTTGTGGCGGAGCTTGAAGACAGTGGATGAAAAGAAAGACAAAGTGTTAAAGTACAGATTGCTTCTTTGTGTGAAATTGTTCTTCATAATGGGCATCTCTTGGATCTTTGAGTTATTGTCAGCCGCTTTCCAAGAGAGCAATCCCCTTCAAGTCATATG GCACGTGACAGACGTTCTCAACACCTTACAAGGAATCCTGATATTCCTCATTCTGGTGGTATTCAGAAAACGAGTCGTTCGTGGATTAGCAGATCGGAGTTTTTGTGGAATACGATTGCCAGGGCGGTGGCGAGGTGCCGCCGATGACGAATGTGGAGAAATCGAAGAAGAATTGAACTTATCAGAAACACACGTCCAGAAAAACTAA